The genomic interval CCGTTTTCACCGACCACTAACCGACCCGACTCGGAGGAAGCTTTGGATATTCTGGCGAAAATCCTCGGAAGTAGCACGCCGTTTGACCTGCTGCTGGCCCATCTTCGCAAGACGATGGAATGCGTGAACCTGACCAAACCCTTGCTCGATGCGGCAACCTCCGACAACATGGAAGAGGTGAGACGCATTGCTGACCGAGTGTTCAAACTGGAGCATGAGGCCGACGGGATCAAGAACCAGATTCGCGATCATCTTCCCAAGTCCATGCTGATGTCCGTGTCGCGGGCGGACTTCCTGGCCTATCTGCGCGAACAAGACGGTCTGGCGGACAAGGTGGAGGATCTGGCGGCGATGCTGAGCATGCAGGGTTTCCGACTGCCGGCCCAGTGGTCTAACGGCACCTTTCGGAATGATCTGCTCAAACTGGCCGATTATGCCGTCACCACCGCCCAACAGGCCTCGGCGCTGATGATCCGTTTCGGTGAACTTCGCCGCAAGGGTTTCTCAGGCGAGGTCATTGAACAACTGCGGGAAGAAGCGATGGCCATCGGCCGCTCAGAGTGGCAAGTAGACAAGCAGCAATACAAACTCGTGCAGGCACTGCTCACCCTCGATGATCCCGATTGGCCCTTCGCCTCGACCTATATCCTGCTTGAAATCGTGCGGGCCTTGGGCCGACTGGCCGATCACGCGGAAGGAATGGGTGACTACATCCGACTGATGATCGCGGATTAATGATGGAGTTTCTGTCCCTCTGGCTGGGAACGACCGATCCGATTGCGATTTGGACGTGCGTGGCTGCCGTCGTGCTCGGCTTGTACATGGCTTGGACCATCGGCGCGAACGACGTAGCCAATGCCATGGGCACGTCGGTCGGCTCGGGATCGCTCAAGTATCATCAGGCGATTCTCGTCGCGGCGGTCATGGAATTCGCCGGAGCCACGCTGGCCGGCAGCCACGTCACCAACACCATCCGCAAAGGAATCATTGATCCCCAGATCTTCGCCGGCGATCCGCAGGTACTGATTCTCGGGATGCTGGCCGTGCTGCTCGCGTCCGCCCTGTGGCTTCACCTCTCCACGTTTCTGGGTCTGCCGGTGTCCACGACCCATTCGGTAGTGGGGGCGGTCGTAGGATTCGGAATATTTGCCTGTGGAGCCTCGCAGATCCAGTGGGCCGCGGTTCTACGCATCGGCATGTCCTGGGTCGTTTCGCCGCTCGTCGGCGGACTACTGGCCTTTGGACTCTTTCACTTCATCCGTCGCAGTATCCTCCATTCGCGTGACCCGGCCGCCGCGACTCTCCGAATCGCCCCACCCTTCGCCGGACTAACCGTTGCCATCCTCGTTCTGGCTATAATCTATGAAGGACTTCACAATCTCCATCTGAATTTTACGCTCCTCCAATCGTTGCTGATTGCCATCCCGGCCGGCGGGATTGTCTGGGCCATCTTCTTCTTTATCATTCGCAAACGCAGCCAGATTGGTCTGAACGACATAGACCGCGTCGAGTCCATCTTCGTAGCCCTCCAGATCATAACGGCAGCTTATGTGGCTTTCGCGCACGGAGCGAATGACGTGGCGAACGCCGTCGGTCCCGTGGCTGCCGTCATCATGATGACCACCAAAGGGATGGTGGTAGCCGAGACGTCCGTACCGATGTGGATTCTGGTATTGGGAGGAATCGGCATCCTTGCCGGTCTGGCAACGTGGGGTTACAAGGTCATGCGGACGGTGGGCAAGGCCATCACCGAACTCACCCCGACCCGCGGATTCTGCGCCGAGTTTTCGACCGCCACCGTGGTCCTCGTCTGCTCAAAGCTCGGCTTGCCGATGTCCACCACCCACACGCTGGTCGGATCTGTCTTGGGGGTGGGACTGGCTCGAGGTATAGACGCCATCAACCTCCGCGTCGTCCGCTCCATCCTCTCCTCATGGCTTCTGACGGTTCCAGCCGCCGGCGGCCTTTCGGTAGCTATCTATTACATATTACAGATTTTGTCGTCGCATCTCTGACAAATCACCGATCCCATTGACCCTTGACAAACGGGTCAGGTTTGTTTATATTTCGATGAGTCGAAAAACAAATTTCGATTCATCGAAATAGTTTATGCAACTCTCTGTTTCCGCAGAAGATTCTTTGCTCGCTCTGTATCGCATGGCCGAGCGCGGCGAAGCCCCGACCACTTCCGGTCTGGCTCGCGATCTCGGAGTGGCCGACTCCACCGTCACAGCCATGATCCAGAGGCTCGCCCGCAAGAAGCTACTGAACTACCGCGCTCGTCGGGAGATATCTCTTTCCGATACCGGCCAGAATGTCGCCGCCCGACTCATTCGACGGCACCGGCTGCTTGAGACCTACCTGTGGGTTCATCTCGGGTATTCACTGGGTGAGGTTCATGCCGAAGCCGAGCAGTTGGAACATGCTGTTTCAGATACATTTGTAGATCGTTTGTCGAGAATTCTCGGCTGTCCAAATGTGGACCCGCACGGCGATCCGATCCCCGATACGGACGGCAAACACGCCACCCGGCTGCTCCGACCCCTTTCGGATGCCCGGCCCGGCCAGACCAACAAGCTTGCTCAGGTTCTGATTTCCTCCCCCGAAGTTCTGTCCTATCTGGAAGGTATTGGGCTGCATATCGGCCAGCGCGTGGAAGTCGTAGATGCCGTCCCCCAAGCGGGAGTCCTGCACGTCCGCCTCGGCGGAGCCCAGCACGCGCTGGACCGCGAAACCGCCCGCCAACTGCTCATCGAAACCACCGAACCGATTTCATGATAAAAACCAGACGATTTACCCTCTGGATAGTTACCGCTTCCTTATGC from bacterium carries:
- a CDS encoding metal-dependent transcriptional regulator, producing MQLSVSAEDSLLALYRMAERGEAPTTSGLARDLGVADSTVTAMIQRLARKKLLNYRARREISLSDTGQNVAARLIRRHRLLETYLWVHLGYSLGEVHAEAEQLEHAVSDTFVDRLSRILGCPNVDPHGDPIPDTDGKHATRLLRPLSDARPGQTNKLAQVLISSPEVLSYLEGIGLHIGQRVEVVDAVPQAGVLHVRLGGAQHALDRETARQLLIETTEPIS
- a CDS encoding TIGR00153 family protein produces the protein MDILAKILGSSTPFDLLLAHLRKTMECVNLTKPLLDAATSDNMEEVRRIADRVFKLEHEADGIKNQIRDHLPKSMLMSVSRADFLAYLREQDGLADKVEDLAAMLSMQGFRLPAQWSNGTFRNDLLKLADYAVTTAQQASALMIRFGELRRKGFSGEVIEQLREEAMAIGRSEWQVDKQQYKLVQALLTLDDPDWPFASTYILLEIVRALGRLADHAEGMGDYIRLMIAD
- a CDS encoding inorganic phosphate transporter — protein: MEFLSLWLGTTDPIAIWTCVAAVVLGLYMAWTIGANDVANAMGTSVGSGSLKYHQAILVAAVMEFAGATLAGSHVTNTIRKGIIDPQIFAGDPQVLILGMLAVLLASALWLHLSTFLGLPVSTTHSVVGAVVGFGIFACGASQIQWAAVLRIGMSWVVSPLVGGLLAFGLFHFIRRSILHSRDPAAATLRIAPPFAGLTVAILVLAIIYEGLHNLHLNFTLLQSLLIAIPAGGIVWAIFFFIIRKRSQIGLNDIDRVESIFVALQIITAAYVAFAHGANDVANAVGPVAAVIMMTTKGMVVAETSVPMWILVLGGIGILAGLATWGYKVMRTVGKAITELTPTRGFCAEFSTATVVLVCSKLGLPMSTTHTLVGSVLGVGLARGIDAINLRVVRSILSSWLLTVPAAGGLSVAIYYILQILSSHL